From one Colletotrichum destructivum chromosome 3, complete sequence genomic stretch:
- a CDS encoding Putative DNA ligase, ATP-dependent, nucleic acid-binding, DNA ligase 4 translates to MPLSFVHVCDLLEEARKHATSGNRNLNQRVSDWFTRHRRHVDDAGTDVSALLSTLLPDKRTDRVYAIQTDTLSNIIGRALHLGASRVKELRRYKEPGRGEDLADCVARLLKETPNPMFAGKNAVTVEEIDSVLNSLAASCRFSSPAVRALPPLSTSRDELLGSLYFRMQAREAKWFTRLILKNFQPVMLDPGHVYYCCDPLLPNILRVRDDFSAALSLLQDLRRLRREPSFRRCMGEKGEALMKHLTPVLGVKVGRPFWLKGRSIKHCIQLGHGRMSCEKKMDGEYCQIHVDLSKGFKCIQIFSKSGKDSTNDRAALHGAIRDSLNIGKPNCKLARGCILEGELVVYSDKEQKILPFHKIRKYVTRSGSFLHTEADSQRHDYEHLMIIYFDALLIDGESLLGVRQNERFERLTDLITCRKGHAALVEHQIISFDHSLGPHHLRKAFAKSIAAREEGLVLKPDDPYFDFNKNHRPFSGCPIKLKKEYIGGFGDVGDFSVVAARYDVDRAKCYSIPNLQWTHFYLGCLENKEDVQRCQAQPEFTVVHQVELNETLLKMVVAYGNPLLVPFEDNDALILNIAPGIAQQKMPSVVFTEPLVFDVRCFSFDKEGNTGFWQPRFPQVSKVHFDRFFIDTISFSELQSIAKDATTAPAMEDSQEMLDWIARLEGADPRGIPVDAASQSTTTSLMTPSHNSSIRPSNSPAPSPVQSSLKFRRHLPALLEAPESVLITAPTTTSGTADIMADATGDSPTSEVSQIPNKNKRGPEGKDASPRKRARVRSEPGPIAQGSPRSTRQPLADMSINQTTPSPHASQTQPPTAKQDEMDNTVTKPVAPVSVELSKKSMEDAMIIPESPAPSAPKPFAAAQKHVCQHAGDNCPLANTTVLLSSCIAQQAWITENLLPTHGIREWTTDPQDWVDDPASSRSSPPDPNIQNRKRRPRKICFVEHNRKEATRALLMRLESSPQYTPSGRREYVEVYDWRILEDMTALEKVFKGSKPSAEHPDPKRKWWVGLA, encoded by the exons ATGCCCCTTTCTTTTGTTCACGTGTGCGATCTGCTAGAGGAGGCTCGTAAACACGCCACATCCGGCAACAGGAACCTCAATCAGCGCGTGTCCGACTGGTTCAcccggcaccgccgccatgtcgacgacgctggGACTGATGTCTCTGCACTGCTATCTACCCTCCTTCCGGACAAGCGCACCGATCGAGTGTATGCGATCCAGACCGACACGCTGTCTAACATCATCGGCCGAGCCCTGCATCTTGGGGCGTCGCGCGTCAAGGAGTTGCGCCGATATAAAGAgcccggccgaggcgaggaTCTGGCTGACTGTGTTGCGAGACTCCTCAAAGAAACG CCGAACCCTATGTTTGCCGGGAAGAATGCGGTAACTGTTGAGGAGATCGATTCAGTCCTGAATAGCCTCGCTGCCTCCTGTCGATTCAGCTCACCCGCCGTTCGAGCCTTGCCGCCTCTTTCGACCAGTCGGGACGAACTCCTCGGCAGCCTGTACTTCCGCATGCAAGCGAGAGAAGCCAAGTGGTTCACCCGCCTGATTCTCAAAAACTTTCAACCCGTCATGCTTGACCCGGGACATGTGTACTACTGCTGCGATCCCCTGCTCCCTAACATTTTGAGGGTTCGAGACGACTTTTCTGCAGCACTGTCTCTTCTGCAAGATCTGAGGAGACTCAGGAGAGAACCCTCGTTCCGCAGGTGCatgggggaaaagggggaggCACTGATGAAGCACTTGACACCCGTCTTGGgcgtcaaagtcggcagGCCATTTTGGCTGAAGGGTCGTAGTATCAAACATTGCATTCAACTCGGCCATGGTCGCATGAGCTGCGAGAAAAAGATGGACGGGGAGTATTGTCAGATCCACGTAGATTTGAGCAAAGGATTCAAGTGCATCCAGATCTTCTCCAAGAGCGGCAAGGACAGCACCAACGACCGTGCCGCGTTGCATGG GGCAATCCGGGACTCTCTGAACATTGGAAAGCCCAACTGCAAGCTCGCTCGTGGTTGTATTTTGGAGGGGGAGTTGGTGGTTTACAGTGACAAG GAGCAGAAAATCTTGCCGTTTCACAAAATACGTAAATACGTTACGAGGTCGGGCAGTTTCCTCCACACTGAGGCAGACTCACA GCGCCACGATTATGAACACCTTATGATCATCTACTTCGATGCTCTACTCATCGACGGAGAGTCTCTTCTGGGCGTCCGCCAGAATGAGCGCTTTGAAAGACTTACAGATCTGATCACCTGTCGAAAGGGCCATGCCGCGCTAGTAGAACACCAAATCATCAGTTTCGACCATTCTCTTGGGCCACATCATTTAAGAAAAGCGTTTGCCAAGTCGATCGCAGCACGAGAGGAAGGCCTGGTACTGAAGCCCGACGACCCCTATTTCGACTTCAACAAGAACCACCGCCCATTTTCGGGTTGCCCCATCAAGCTGAAGAAGGAGTACATTGGCGGGTTTGGTGATGTGGGCGACTTCTCTGTCGTTGCGGCGCGGTACGACGTAGACCGAGCAAAGTGCTACAGCATCCCGAATCTCCAGTGGACGCACTTCTACCTGGGGTGTCTCGAAAACAAGGAGGATGTCCAGAGGTGTCAGGCCCAGCCTGAGTTCACGGTGGTTCACCAGGTAGAGCTCAACGAGACCCTGCTCAAGATGGTGGTGGCATACGGTAATCCACTGCTAGTTCCTTTTGAGGACAATGACGCCTTGATCCTCAACATTGCGCCAGGCATCGCCCAACAAAAGATGCCCAGCGTGGTCTTTACCGAACCTCTGGTGTTTGATGTCCGTTGCTTCTCGTTTGACAAGGAGGGAAACACGGGCTTCTGGCAGCCAAGGTTCCCGCAGGTGTCCAAGGTGCACTTTGACCGGTTTTTTATTGACaccatctccttctcggaACTCCAGTCCATTGCCAAGGACGCAACTACAGCACCGGCTATGGAGGACAGTCAGGAGATGCTTGACTGGATTGCTAGACTGGAAGGAGCCGATCCTCGGGGAATTCCCGTTGACGCCGCCAGTCAGTCAACGACCACATCCCTGATGACCCCGTCTCACAATTCGTCAATCCGACCGTCGAATTCACCGGCTCCATCTCCTGTACAGAGCTCGCTGAAGTTTCGTAGACATCTTCCGGCGTTGCTGGAAGCTCCGGAGTCCGTTCTCATCACAGCCCCGACAACTACATCAGGTACAGCCGACATCATGGCCGATGCCACTGGAGACTCTCCGACCAGCGAAGTATCACAGATTCCCAACAAAAACAAACGGGGACCAGAGGGAAAAGACGCGTCTCCGCGCAAGCGTGCGAGGGTTCGCTCGGAGCCTGGTCCCATCGCCCAAGGATCCCCCCGATCAACGCGTCAGCCTCTCGCAGACATGAGCATCAACCAAACGACCCCTTCTCCTCACGCCTCTCAAACCCAGCCGCCGACTGCGAAACAGGACGAAATGGACAACACAGTGACGAAGCCCGTCGCTCCCGTCTCTGTCGAATTGAGCAAGAAGTCCATGGAAGATGCCATGATAATCCCCGAGTCGCCCGCTCCGAGCGCACCAAAGCCCTTCGCGGCAGCGCAAAAGCATGTATGCCAACACGCCGGCGACAACTGCCCCCTCGCCAACACCACAGTACTCCTTTCCTCCTGCATCGCCCAACAGGCCTGGATCACGGAAAACCTCCTCCCCACCCACGGCATCCGCGAATGGACGACAGACCCGCAAGACTGGGTCGACGACCCCGCCTCATCCCGATCATCACCCCCGGATCCAAATATCCAGAATCGCAAGCGGCGCCCCCGCAAGATCTGCTTCGTCGAGCACAACCGCAAAGAAGCGACCCGCGCTTTGCTGATGCGCCTCGAGAGTAGCCCGCAGTACACGCCCAGCGGCAGGCGCGAGTACGTCGAGGTCTACGACTGGCGAATTCTGGAGGACATGACTGCTCTGGAGAAGGTCTTCAAGGGGTCGAAGCCCTCGGCCGAGCACCCGGACCCCAAACGGAAGTGGTGGGTTGGCTTGGCTTAG